In Streptococcus parasuis, the following proteins share a genomic window:
- a CDS encoding FMN-dependent NADH-azoreductase, translated as MATVLIVKAHPLDPQKSYALRVLKEFETRYASLHPEDRIEIVDVFEDQIPALDKPLLEAMAAAKKGEEIASEQVERLERYNAFTQQFLSADKIVVVNPLWNLNVPSQLVSWINTINVAGLTFKYGPEGSIGLVKGKKLLHIQSNGGVYAGQDPAAQYIKSIFEFLGFEDIHQVFIEGQSADPSQAQAIFEEAMGKIDNILLDF; from the coding sequence ATGGCAACTGTATTAATTGTAAAGGCCCACCCCCTTGACCCACAAAAGTCCTATGCTTTGAGGGTATTGAAAGAATTTGAAACTCGATACGCCAGTTTGCATCCAGAAGATCGGATTGAAATAGTAGATGTTTTTGAAGACCAGATTCCTGCCCTAGATAAACCTTTGTTGGAAGCGATGGCAGCTGCAAAGAAGGGGGAGGAGATTGCATCTGAACAAGTCGAGCGGTTGGAACGGTATAATGCTTTTACTCAGCAGTTTTTGTCGGCGGATAAGATTGTGGTCGTCAATCCCCTATGGAACCTCAATGTGCCAAGTCAATTAGTGTCATGGATTAATACCATTAACGTTGCAGGACTGACATTCAAGTATGGACCTGAGGGGTCTATCGGTCTGGTCAAGGGCAAAAAGCTCCTGCACATCCAGTCCAATGGTGGTGTTTATGCAGGTCAGGATCCAGCTGCCCAGTACATCAAGTCTATCTTTGAATTTTTAGGTTTTGAAGATATTCATCAGGTCTTTATCGAAGGGCAATCTGCCGATCCAAGTCAGGCTCAAGCGATATTTGAAGAAGCTATGGGGAAAATTGATAATATTTTACTAGATTTCTAA
- a CDS encoding GIY-YIG nuclease family protein — MENKAYFYVLECADGSLYTGYTTDVEKRLATHNRGKGAKYTRGRLPVSLLYQEAFASKQEAMSAEALFKKRSRQSKLNYIAEMQKKPCSK, encoded by the coding sequence ATGGAAAATAAAGCCTACTTTTATGTGCTGGAATGTGCCGATGGGAGTCTTTATACTGGCTATACGACTGATGTGGAGAAGCGGCTTGCTACCCATAATCGTGGGAAAGGGGCCAAATACACCCGCGGACGCTTGCCTGTCAGCCTACTCTATCAAGAAGCTTTTGCCAGTAAGCAGGAAGCCATGTCTGCCGAAGCCTTGTTTAAAAAACGTAGCCGGCAGAGCAAGTTAAATTATATTGCAGAAATGCAAAAAAAGCCATGCTCCAAATGA
- a CDS encoding tRNA1(Val) (adenine(37)-N6)-methyltransferase — protein sequence MHKIELQEGERIDQLFSTDVQIIQNREVFSYSVDSVLLSRFPKMPAKKGLIVDLCSGNGAVGLFASTRTKAQIVQVELQERLADMNRRSIELNGLEEQVSVINDDLANLPQYDLRSKVDLMLCNPPYFKVDESSNLNESEHYLLARHEIATNLDSICQVAQQVLKSNGRLAMVHRPDRFLDILDKLRTYKLAPKRIQFVYPKASKEANMLLIEAIKDGSVDGLHILPPLVVHEENGDYTPAIHEIYYGK from the coding sequence ATGCATAAAATAGAATTACAAGAAGGGGAGCGGATTGACCAGCTCTTCTCAACAGATGTTCAAATTATTCAGAATCGGGAAGTTTTTAGTTATTCAGTTGATAGCGTCCTCCTATCGCGTTTTCCGAAAATGCCAGCTAAAAAAGGATTGATTGTCGACCTTTGTAGCGGAAATGGGGCGGTGGGCCTCTTTGCCTCCACACGTACAAAGGCTCAGATTGTCCAGGTTGAATTACAGGAACGCTTAGCGGACATGAACCGGCGATCCATCGAACTCAATGGTTTGGAGGAACAGGTCTCGGTTATCAATGATGATTTGGCAAACTTACCTCAATATGATTTACGATCAAAAGTTGATTTAATGCTCTGCAATCCTCCTTACTTTAAAGTAGATGAATCTTCTAATCTCAATGAAAGCGAGCATTACCTTTTAGCCAGACACGAGATTGCAACCAACCTAGACAGTATTTGCCAGGTAGCACAACAAGTACTCAAATCCAATGGTCGCTTGGCCATGGTCCACAGGCCCGACCGATTTTTGGATATTTTAGATAAGCTACGTACCTACAAACTGGCTCCCAAACGCATCCAGTTTGTCTATCCCAAGGCCAGTAAGGAAGCGAATATGTTACTGATTGAGGCTATCAAAGATGGTTCTGTAGATGGATTACATATCCTGCCACCTCTGGTTGTTCACGAGGAAAACGGCGACTATACTCCTGCTATTCATGAGATTTATTATGGAAAATAA
- a CDS encoding lysophospholipid acyltransferase family protein — protein sequence MFYAYLRTLLSFLLWAINGNIHYHDKEKMLPQEENYILIAPHKTFWDPVFLGFAAAPKQFIFMAKKELFKDRGFGWWIRKCGAFPIDRENPGMAAIKYPVNMLKKSNRSLVMFPSGSRHSSELKGGVAVIAKSAKVKLMPATYVGPMTIKGLLAGERIDVAFGNPIDVSDIKRMDDAGTAEVTHRIETEFKRLDDYAASFQTKKKPNILTYIYRLPILILVAIILGLTYVFSYIASFFWNPSVELKK from the coding sequence ATGTTTTACGCCTATTTACGTACCTTACTATCTTTTTTACTTTGGGCAATTAATGGAAATATCCATTATCATGATAAAGAAAAGATGTTGCCACAAGAAGAGAATTATATTTTAATCGCTCCACATAAGACCTTCTGGGATCCTGTTTTTTTAGGATTTGCTGCTGCGCCAAAACAGTTTATTTTTATGGCTAAAAAAGAACTCTTTAAGGATCGCGGTTTTGGCTGGTGGATTCGCAAATGTGGAGCTTTCCCGATTGATCGTGAAAATCCTGGGATGGCAGCTATTAAATACCCTGTCAACATGTTGAAAAAAAGCAATCGTTCTTTGGTCATGTTTCCTTCTGGAAGTCGTCATTCTTCAGAACTTAAAGGTGGTGTAGCGGTCATTGCCAAGTCAGCCAAGGTTAAACTCATGCCTGCAACCTATGTGGGACCGATGACCATCAAGGGGCTCTTGGCTGGTGAGCGAATCGATGTGGCTTTTGGAAATCCTATCGATGTTTCAGACATTAAGCGCATGGACGATGCAGGGACGGCTGAAGTAACTCATCGAATCGAAACTGAATTTAAACGTTTGGATGATTACGCAGCATCCTTCCAAACTAAGAAAAAACCAAATATATTAACTTATATTTACCGTCTCCCTATCCTTATCCTAGTAGCAATTATTTTAGGATTGACCTATGTTTTTAGTTACATAGCAAGCTTCTTTTGGAATCCATCGGTAGAATTAAAAAAGTGA
- a CDS encoding helix-hairpin-helix domain-containing protein, translating into MEEMLNIVKEHKWFCAIASMMTVVVVSVLLLNQPPKPADQTGLAAFSQENQASSVPAEVEESSTESKTSDTEQEIQLVVVDVKGEVERPGLYTLKFESRVNDAIVAAGGFTAEANQKSVNLAQKLADEEIIYVAHKDENISVITAPNSSAVATQTKDESQSSLVNLNTATEADLQTISGIGAKRAADIIAYREANGGFKSVDDLNNVSGIGDKTMESIRPYVTVD; encoded by the coding sequence ATGGAAGAAATGTTAAACATAGTAAAGGAACATAAGTGGTTTTGTGCAATTGCAAGTATGATGACAGTAGTGGTTGTGAGTGTTCTATTGCTCAACCAGCCCCCTAAGCCTGCAGATCAAACGGGTTTGGCAGCATTTTCACAGGAGAACCAAGCAAGCAGTGTTCCAGCAGAGGTTGAAGAATCCAGTACAGAAAGCAAAACAAGTGATACTGAACAAGAAATCCAACTGGTTGTGGTAGATGTTAAAGGAGAAGTAGAGAGACCTGGACTTTACACTCTTAAGTTCGAGAGTCGCGTCAATGATGCGATTGTTGCGGCTGGTGGTTTTACAGCAGAAGCAAATCAAAAATCAGTCAATTTAGCTCAAAAATTGGCAGATGAAGAGATTATTTACGTCGCACACAAGGATGAGAATATTTCGGTAATAACAGCACCAAATTCCAGTGCTGTAGCTACTCAAACTAAAGATGAGAGCCAATCTTCTTTGGTCAATTTAAATACTGCTACCGAGGCAGATTTACAAACCATTTCAGGTATAGGTGCAAAGAGAGCGGCGGATATCATTGCTTACCGTGAAGCCAATGGTGGCTTCAAATCGGTTGACGATCTGAATAATGTTTCAGGAATTGGTGATAAAACGATGGAAAGTATCCGACCATATGTCACGGTTGATTAG